A genome region from Labilibaculum antarcticum includes the following:
- a CDS encoding aromatic aminobenezylarsenical efflux permease ArsG family transporter codes for MEYLDQLLSQSNWPVLSAFILGIMTAISPCPLATNITATAYISKDLGNRKKIFISGLIYTLGRAVSYTILGVILYFGASKFDVSSFFNTYGERLLGPLLILIGIFMLDIISINFPGIGSLTDKINGEKIKGSYWGALLLGIVFALAFCPYSGILYFGMLIPLSISQPDGLFLPIVYAIATGLPVIIIAYLLAFTLSGVGSFYNKVKTFEYWFRKVAAVSFILAGLYFTYIFFIA; via the coding sequence ATGGAATATTTAGATCAACTTTTATCCCAAAGCAACTGGCCTGTTCTTTCAGCATTTATTTTGGGAATAATGACAGCAATCAGCCCTTGTCCCTTAGCTACAAACATTACTGCAACTGCATATATTAGTAAGGATCTGGGAAACAGAAAAAAGATTTTTATCAGCGGACTAATTTATACACTCGGCAGAGCAGTTAGCTATACCATTTTGGGTGTTATTTTATATTTTGGGGCCAGTAAATTCGACGTTTCATCCTTTTTCAATACTTATGGCGAACGATTGTTAGGTCCTCTTTTAATTTTGATTGGAATATTTATGCTCGATATAATTTCTATCAATTTCCCCGGAATTGGAAGTTTAACAGATAAAATTAATGGGGAAAAGATCAAAGGAAGTTACTGGGGCGCTCTATTATTAGGAATTGTTTTTGCGCTGGCTTTTTGCCCTTATAGTGGTATTCTGTACTTCGGGATGTTAATTCCTTTAAGTATTTCTCAACCCGATGGTTTGTTTCTTCCAATAGTTTACGCCATAGCAACCGGTCTTCCTGTTATAATAATTGCCTACTTACTTGCATTCACTTTATCGGGTGTAGGTAGTTTTTACAATAAGGTTAAAACCTTCGAATATTGGTTCAGAAAAGTGGCTGCAGTTAGTTTTATTCTTGCTGGCCTTTATTTCACATACATCTTTTTTATTGCTTAA
- a CDS encoding nitrophenyl compound nitroreductase subunit ArsF family protein has translation MKNLVLYSLLAIGVSFASCQSKTKKETAKAETEVACTNDCSKCEKSSETKSVANSTEGAGVYYFHGDRKCKTCKAVGEKAKEVAEKMNIQFFDINLDQEENKAVAKEFQASGSSLFIKHSKSGEIEDLTNFAFRNALNDTKAYIEKLESTLKAEM, from the coding sequence ATGAAAAATCTAGTATTATATAGTCTGCTAGCAATCGGTGTTAGCTTTGCATCTTGCCAATCGAAAACAAAAAAAGAAACAGCTAAAGCAGAAACAGAAGTTGCCTGCACTAATGATTGCAGTAAATGTGAAAAATCATCGGAAACTAAATCAGTAGCAAATAGCACAGAAGGTGCTGGAGTATATTATTTTCATGGTGATCGAAAATGTAAAACCTGCAAAGCTGTTGGTGAGAAAGCAAAGGAAGTTGCAGAAAAAATGAATATCCAATTCTTCGATATCAATTTGGATCAGGAAGAAAATAAAGCTGTAGCTAAAGAATTTCAGGCATCAGGTTCTTCTCTTTTTATTAAACACAGTAAGTCGGGTGAAATTGAAGATTTAACCAATTTTGCTTTTCGTAATGCGCTTAATGATACCAAAGCTTACATTGAAAAATTGGAATCTACCTTAAAAGCCGAAATGTAA
- a CDS encoding thioredoxin family protein translates to MEIKVLGPGCKKCGTLAEATKKAVEELSIDANITKVDDMIKILSYGVMSTPALVINEKVVVSGKVPSVSEIKEFIKNA, encoded by the coding sequence ATGGAAATAAAAGTATTAGGCCCGGGTTGTAAAAAATGCGGCACTTTAGCTGAAGCAACAAAAAAAGCGGTAGAAGAACTGTCAATTGATGCCAACATCACGAAAGTGGATGATATGATCAAAATTCTCTCTTATGGTGTAATGTCAACTCCTGCTCTTGTTATTAACGAAAAAGTGGTGGTAAGTGGAAAAGTTCCATCTGTATCCGAAATCAAAGAATTTATTAAAAACGCATAA
- a CDS encoding ArsR/SmtB family transcription factor — protein sequence MEVKEFYSTNEQQLARFAKALSHPVRIYICVILSKQTCCYSGDLAEEVPIARSTLSQHLKELKNAGLIQGEIASPKIKYCLNKENWTIAQNLFKEFFK from the coding sequence ATGGAAGTAAAAGAGTTTTATTCCACCAATGAACAACAATTGGCACGATTTGCCAAAGCCCTATCGCATCCTGTACGCATTTACATTTGCGTTATACTCTCAAAACAAACCTGTTGTTACAGTGGTGATTTAGCAGAGGAAGTTCCCATTGCCAGATCTACCCTATCTCAACATTTGAAAGAACTAAAAAATGCAGGCTTAATTCAAGGCGAAATTGCAAGTCCTAAAATTAAGTATTGCCTTAACAAAGAGAATTGGACAATAGCTCAAAACTTATTTAAAGAATTTTTCAAATAA
- a CDS encoding DUF4395 domain-containing protein, with amino-acid sequence MSRFSFGEYVDGISYKVLNEREVRATAGLLFLTIFVTLIAAVFFKKYAPIPYVSGFIVLNFAISVFINPKYAPANVLARLIVFKQEPIYIGAVQKRFAWSLGLTLSAIVFLLSIPLQSDPTIFESVCMLCLLCMLLMFVETAFGICVGCQLYFLALRLKLMKQPEVRPNCMGNSCEIQTAE; translated from the coding sequence ATGTCAAGATTTAGTTTTGGAGAATATGTAGATGGAATTAGCTATAAAGTTTTAAACGAGAGAGAAGTACGCGCCACAGCAGGACTGTTGTTCTTAACAATCTTTGTGACCTTAATCGCAGCGGTATTTTTCAAAAAGTACGCTCCTATCCCTTACGTTTCAGGATTTATTGTGCTCAACTTTGCCATTAGTGTTTTCATCAATCCCAAATACGCTCCGGCCAATGTCCTTGCTCGTCTTATCGTGTTTAAACAAGAGCCGATATACATCGGTGCCGTGCAAAAAAGATTCGCATGGAGTTTAGGCTTAACGCTTTCTGCTATAGTATTTTTGTTATCGATTCCTTTACAAAGCGACCCAACAATTTTTGAATCAGTTTGTATGCTGTGTTTACTCTGCATGCTTTTGATGTTTGTTGAAACTGCATTTGGAATTTGTGTTGGTTGTCAGCTATACTTTTTAGCACTCCGATTAAAACTAATGAAACAACCTGAAGTGAGACCAAACTGTATGGGCAATTCATGCGAAATACAGACTGCAGAATAA
- the pheT gene encoding phenylalanine--tRNA ligase subunit beta, with the protein MKVSYKWLKDYIDIDLTPAEMDDILTQIGLEVGGIEKIQSIKGGLEGLIIGEVKTCIPHSNSDHLSITGVDVNGEELLPIVCGAANIAAGQKVVVATVGTVLYDGDESFTIKKSKIRGEVSLGMICAEDEIGVGTGHEGIMELPAEAVAGTPAAKYFNVEDDIAIEIDLTPNRIDGASHIGVARDLAAYLKQQKDIDYKMPSVEAFKVENNSTPIEVVVENPEACHRYSGVCVSGITIAESPEWLQNRLKAIGLKPINNVVDITNFVLFETGQPLHSFDYAKIAGNKVIVKTLAGGTQFTTLDETKRELNENDLMICNAEEPMCIAGVFGGLESGVSATTTSVFLESAYFDAVSVRKTARRHALNTDASFRFERGTDPNNTIYAMKRAALLIKEIAGGSISSEVIDIYPNPIADFKVEVSVDRIERLIGKKIGKETIKKILTALEIGIEKEDGDTLNLLVPPYRVDVKREADIVEEVLRIYGFNNVEVPGKVNASLSYAPKPDEHKLKNTIADLLSYAGFNEIMNNSLTKASYYENLESLKMENTVRIFNPLSSDLNAMRQSLLFGGLECIAYNINRRNADLKFYEFGKSYQHFVNPENENPVDNYFEKEHLGVFMCGNKTVANWNLKEEPTNFFHMKAFAENVLKRLGFKIDKLRINEIENDQFTEGLSYGVKKKVLVEVGMVSGKILKAMDIDVPVYYADFDWEMLISEATKNKVSYTVIPKYPAVKRDLALLIDKATSFAEIKTIAFNCEKNLLTSVSLFDVYEGEKLGADKKSYAVSFILQDTEKTLEDKQIDKIMQKLIKSYEKQLGAQIR; encoded by the coding sequence ATGAAGGTATCGTACAAATGGCTTAAAGATTACATTGATATTGATCTTACGCCTGCTGAAATGGATGACATTCTAACTCAAATTGGTTTAGAAGTTGGGGGAATCGAGAAAATCCAATCCATTAAGGGTGGCTTGGAAGGTTTGATTATTGGTGAAGTAAAAACTTGTATTCCTCATTCAAATTCTGATCATTTGAGCATAACAGGTGTTGATGTGAATGGCGAAGAATTATTACCAATTGTTTGTGGTGCAGCTAATATAGCCGCAGGACAAAAGGTGGTAGTAGCTACCGTTGGAACCGTTTTGTACGATGGTGACGAAAGCTTTACCATTAAAAAATCGAAGATTAGAGGTGAGGTTTCATTAGGTATGATTTGTGCCGAAGACGAAATTGGTGTTGGTACTGGTCACGAGGGAATTATGGAACTTCCTGCCGAAGCTGTTGCAGGAACACCTGCAGCTAAGTATTTCAATGTAGAAGATGATATTGCCATTGAAATTGACTTGACTCCTAACCGTATTGATGGTGCATCTCACATTGGTGTTGCAAGAGATTTAGCTGCTTATTTAAAGCAACAAAAAGATATAGACTACAAAATGCCTTCGGTTGAAGCATTTAAGGTTGAAAACAACAGTACTCCAATCGAGGTTGTTGTAGAAAATCCAGAGGCTTGTCACCGTTACTCTGGTGTTTGTGTGAGTGGTATCACCATAGCAGAATCGCCGGAATGGTTGCAAAATCGTTTGAAAGCAATTGGCTTAAAACCAATCAACAACGTAGTGGATATCACCAACTTCGTATTGTTTGAAACCGGTCAGCCATTACATTCTTTCGATTACGCTAAAATAGCAGGCAATAAAGTAATTGTTAAAACTCTGGCAGGTGGAACTCAATTCACAACTCTTGACGAAACAAAAAGAGAATTGAACGAAAACGACCTGATGATTTGCAACGCAGAAGAACCAATGTGTATTGCTGGTGTTTTTGGCGGATTAGAATCAGGTGTTAGCGCAACAACGACTTCGGTTTTCCTTGAAAGTGCCTATTTCGATGCAGTATCTGTTCGTAAAACGGCTCGTCGTCATGCTTTAAATACCGATGCATCTTTCCGTTTTGAACGTGGAACAGATCCTAACAATACCATTTATGCCATGAAACGCGCAGCTCTTTTAATTAAAGAGATTGCCGGTGGCAGCATTTCATCTGAAGTAATTGATATTTACCCAAACCCCATTGCCGATTTTAAAGTTGAGGTGAGTGTTGATCGTATTGAAAGATTAATTGGCAAAAAAATCGGTAAGGAAACAATCAAGAAAATTTTAACAGCTCTTGAAATTGGTATTGAAAAAGAAGATGGTGATACTTTGAATCTTTTGGTTCCTCCGTACAGAGTAGATGTTAAGCGTGAAGCTGATATTGTAGAAGAAGTATTGCGTATTTATGGTTTCAACAATGTTGAAGTTCCGGGAAAAGTGAATGCATCATTAAGCTATGCACCAAAACCAGACGAGCACAAGTTGAAAAATACCATAGCAGACCTATTATCCTATGCTGGTTTCAACGAGATCATGAACAATTCGTTAACCAAAGCATCGTACTACGAGAACTTGGAAAGCCTGAAAATGGAGAATACCGTTCGTATTTTCAACCCACTTAGTTCCGATTTAAATGCAATGCGTCAGAGTCTCCTGTTTGGTGGTTTGGAATGTATTGCTTACAATATCAACCGCAGAAATGCGGATTTAAAATTCTACGAGTTTGGTAAATCGTACCAACACTTCGTAAATCCGGAAAACGAAAACCCGGTTGACAACTATTTCGAAAAAGAACATTTGGGCGTTTTCATGTGTGGAAACAAAACAGTTGCAAACTGGAATCTGAAAGAAGAACCTACGAACTTCTTCCACATGAAAGCTTTCGCTGAAAATGTACTGAAACGTTTGGGTTTTAAAATCGATAAATTAAGAATTAATGAAATCGAAAACGACCAATTTACCGAAGGCTTAAGCTATGGCGTTAAGAAAAAGGTATTGGTTGAAGTGGGAATGGTAAGCGGTAAAATTCTAAAAGCAATGGACATTGATGTTCCTGTTTACTATGCCGATTTCGATTGGGAAATGCTGATTAGCGAGGCTACTAAAAACAAAGTTTCTTACACCGTAATTCCTAAATATCCTGCCGTTAAACGCGATTTGGCTTTACTGATTGACAAAGCAACCAGCTTTGCAGAAATTAAAACCATAGCTTTCAACTGCGAAAAAAACTTGCTAACGTCTGTTTCTTTGTTTGATGTTTACGAAGGCGAGAAACTGGGTGCTGATAAAAAATCGTACGCAGTAAGTTTCATTCTTCAGGACACTGAAAAAACATTGGAAGACAAGCAAATTGATAAGATAATGCAAAAACTGATTAAGAGCTACGAAAAACAATTGGGAGCTCAGATTAGATAA
- the surE gene encoding 5'/3'-nucleotidase SurE, with product MSESKEKPIILVTNDDGLNAKGIKALVAMVKDFGDIYVVAPNRANSGKSNSITVEVPIRIKQVRDEENLHIYSCKGTPVDCVKLALNKILPQKPDFLVSGINHGANTSISVLYSGTMGATIEGCINGVPSIGFSLNAFATDADFTESIKYGRKIFANLVQNGLQAGICLNVNFPNNEIKGIRVCRQAIGRWNEEFDHRQDPFGGDYYWLTGHFKNAEPNAEETDEWAIQNGFASVVPTQIDMTAHDLLEDLKKWDYEIKD from the coding sequence ATGAGCGAGTCAAAAGAGAAACCCATTATACTAGTTACCAACGACGATGGTCTTAATGCTAAAGGAATAAAGGCTTTAGTGGCTATGGTTAAAGATTTCGGAGATATTTATGTGGTTGCACCCAACCGAGCCAATTCAGGAAAATCGAATTCCATAACGGTAGAAGTTCCTATTCGAATAAAACAAGTTCGGGATGAGGAGAATCTGCATATTTATAGTTGCAAAGGGACGCCAGTTGATTGTGTTAAGCTTGCATTGAATAAAATTTTACCCCAAAAACCTGATTTTCTGGTTTCTGGGATTAATCATGGTGCTAATACTTCTATAAGTGTTTTATACTCCGGAACAATGGGTGCCACTATTGAAGGTTGCATCAATGGAGTTCCATCCATTGGATTTTCCTTGAATGCGTTTGCTACTGATGCTGATTTTACAGAATCGATAAAATATGGACGTAAAATATTTGCCAATTTGGTGCAAAATGGATTGCAAGCTGGTATTTGTTTAAATGTGAATTTTCCGAATAATGAGATTAAAGGCATTCGTGTGTGTCGCCAAGCTATTGGTCGATGGAATGAGGAATTTGATCATAGGCAAGATCCTTTTGGAGGAGATTATTACTGGTTAACCGGGCATTTTAAGAATGCGGAACCCAATGCAGAGGAAACTGATGAATGGGCGATTCAAAATGGCTTTGCATCTGTGGTTCCTACTCAAATTGACATGACAGCTCACGATTTATTAGAGGATTTAAAAAAATGGGATTATGAAATCAAAGATTAA
- the lpxB gene encoding lipid-A-disaccharide synthase codes for MKYYIITGEASGDLHASNLMKELKIQDPEADFRFWGGDLMLAQGGELVKHYRETAFMGFLTVVKNLDKIKANFALCEKDLLEFQADVLILVDYPGFNLRMAKFAKKRGIRVHYYISPKIWAWKESRVKKIKAYVDRMFTIFPFETEFYQKHNFEVSFGGNPLLDALENRSNKEEGFPDFITRNKLSEKPIIALLAGSRKQEIERVLPVMLECVESFPDHQFVVAAAPSIDAEFYASVVGNQKVQFVYGQTYDLLQQAQAAIVTSGTATLETALLRVPQVVCYLTGGGKLLFTIGKRLLKVKYISLVNLIMDQLIVKELIQHTCTKEMITEELNQILFDKDYRTQMLYNYQLLNEKLGGAGASARFAKMIYEDLQK; via the coding sequence ATGAAATACTATATCATCACAGGTGAGGCATCGGGAGATCTTCACGCATCGAACTTAATGAAAGAATTGAAAATTCAGGATCCTGAAGCTGATTTTCGATTTTGGGGAGGTGATTTAATGCTTGCACAGGGAGGCGAATTAGTGAAGCATTATCGTGAAACTGCCTTTATGGGCTTTCTGACTGTGGTGAAAAATCTGGACAAGATAAAAGCCAATTTTGCTCTCTGTGAAAAAGATTTACTGGAATTTCAAGCTGATGTTTTGATTTTGGTTGACTATCCCGGCTTTAATTTGCGAATGGCAAAATTCGCTAAAAAACGTGGAATTCGAGTTCATTACTATATTTCTCCTAAAATTTGGGCTTGGAAAGAATCTCGAGTGAAAAAGATAAAGGCTTATGTGGATAGGATGTTTACTATTTTTCCATTTGAAACTGAATTTTATCAGAAACACAACTTTGAGGTGAGTTTTGGTGGAAATCCACTTTTAGATGCTCTCGAGAATAGATCGAATAAAGAAGAAGGTTTCCCGGATTTTATTACTAGAAACAAATTGAGCGAAAAGCCAATAATAGCCTTGCTTGCCGGATCTCGTAAGCAGGAAATTGAGCGGGTTTTGCCTGTTATGTTGGAATGTGTCGAGTCTTTTCCTGATCATCAGTTTGTTGTTGCTGCCGCTCCATCTATAGATGCTGAGTTTTATGCATCAGTAGTAGGAAATCAAAAGGTGCAATTCGTTTATGGGCAAACCTACGATTTGTTGCAACAGGCGCAAGCAGCTATCGTTACTTCAGGAACAGCTACTCTGGAGACTGCATTGCTTCGTGTTCCTCAGGTTGTATGTTATCTTACAGGAGGCGGAAAACTATTATTTACGATTGGAAAGCGTCTCTTGAAAGTAAAATACATTTCATTGGTGAATTTGATTATGGATCAATTGATTGTAAAGGAGCTAATTCAGCACACTTGTACTAAAGAGATGATTACTGAAGAGTTAAATCAGATTCTATTCGATAAAGACTATCGCACTCAAATGCTTTACAATTATCAATTATTAAATGAAAAATTAGGAGGAGCTGGCGCATCTGCTCGCTTTGCTAAAATGATTTACGAAGACCTGCAGAAATAA
- a CDS encoding GIN domain-containing protein — MANKILILSLILLIFCSCSKLNLFEEEGDYTETRYEFTAITQIKNLNTFTIEIVQDDEEYLLLKGGENVLKEATISFSDQEIILDHQYQNWTRNYDLITAEIHLKDLQTITIDSPAEISSNGTLNGDNLYIDITADAELVEMNLTLDYASMKFHSHGSVSGGYEFAGICPLANYTLNGITNIKSSNLQSKTISIGQNGIGEAHVWAEEKLNVTIYNIGNIYYKGNPEIEITKVQINNQSPTAKVLPE; from the coding sequence ATGGCAAATAAAATATTAATTCTGAGCCTGATACTACTTATTTTTTGTTCGTGCAGTAAATTAAACCTCTTCGAAGAAGAAGGTGATTATACTGAAACACGCTATGAGTTTACTGCAATTACACAAATAAAAAATTTGAACACTTTTACTATTGAAATTGTTCAGGATGATGAAGAATATCTTTTGCTTAAAGGAGGCGAAAATGTATTGAAAGAAGCTACGATCTCTTTTTCTGATCAAGAAATAATTTTGGATCATCAATATCAAAACTGGACCCGGAATTACGACCTTATCACTGCCGAAATTCATTTGAAAGATCTTCAGACAATAACAATTGACTCTCCTGCAGAAATTAGCAGTAACGGCACATTAAACGGAGACAATCTTTACATTGACATTACAGCTGATGCCGAACTAGTAGAGATGAATCTTACTTTAGATTACGCGAGTATGAAATTTCACTCGCACGGCAGCGTGAGCGGCGGTTATGAATTTGCCGGAATTTGCCCTTTGGCCAACTATACGCTCAACGGAATTACAAATATAAAATCGTCCAATTTACAATCCAAAACGATATCCATAGGCCAAAATGGCATAGGAGAAGCACATGTGTGGGCTGAAGAAAAACTAAACGTCACCATTTACAATATTGGAAATATCTACTACAAAGGAAATCCAGAAATTGAGATCACAAAAGTTCAGATAAATAATCAAAGTCCTACAGCGAAGGTATTACCAGAATAA
- a CDS encoding acyloxyacyl hydrolase: protein MIKQVLLLIFFLVCTNLSAQEKSEKDIFTTTLRYHYGVVMPHHKSISYLINDQISAVELNFGYIPSNEKNWAKLYKQPEIGIGLYHGSLGNDKILGNVTAIFPYINFPLKRGNKWEFNTQLGIGLGYTKKHFDPVDNYQNIALGTKFNAFFKLMANGAYSINSKWNINGGIGFNHLSNGSFSSPNKGLNLLTSSVGLTYFWNGNREKKPVPVSGMKDLENEILLLWNHGIKQSAEIDNHKYYATSLSGSYSIGINAKRRIGFGMDLFYDKSANRGKWNFTPQTSFKDRFSQGLFISHDLVINKLSIIAQIGVYTIYKTKPEKPIYTRLGLRYQLNEHFLANLSLKAHLGQADFIEWGIGYRISKKKHGK, encoded by the coding sequence ATGATAAAACAGGTTCTTCTTTTAATATTTTTTCTTGTCTGTACAAATCTATCTGCCCAAGAGAAATCTGAGAAAGATATATTCACCACTACCCTACGATATCATTACGGTGTAGTGATGCCTCATCATAAATCCATTAGCTATTTGATAAATGATCAAATTTCTGCTGTCGAGTTAAACTTTGGCTATATCCCATCCAACGAAAAAAACTGGGCGAAACTATACAAACAACCTGAAATTGGAATAGGATTGTATCATGGAAGTTTGGGCAACGATAAAATATTAGGAAATGTTACTGCCATTTTCCCATATATAAATTTCCCCTTAAAGAGAGGAAACAAATGGGAGTTTAACACACAGTTGGGAATTGGACTTGGTTACACAAAAAAGCACTTCGATCCGGTTGATAATTACCAAAACATTGCACTTGGGACAAAATTCAATGCCTTTTTTAAATTGATGGCAAATGGAGCATACTCTATTAACTCCAAATGGAATATTAATGGCGGAATTGGATTTAATCACTTATCAAATGGATCTTTCAGTTCACCAAATAAAGGATTAAATCTACTTACCAGTAGTGTTGGGCTAACATATTTTTGGAATGGAAATCGGGAAAAAAAGCCAGTTCCGGTATCTGGGATGAAAGATTTAGAGAATGAGATTCTCCTATTATGGAATCATGGAATAAAACAATCTGCCGAAATAGATAACCACAAATACTACGCAACAAGTTTATCGGGAAGCTATTCAATTGGGATTAATGCAAAACGAAGGATAGGATTCGGAATGGATTTATTCTATGATAAATCGGCAAATCGTGGAAAATGGAATTTCACACCCCAAACCAGTTTCAAGGATAGATTCAGTCAGGGCTTATTTATATCCCACGATTTAGTAATCAATAAATTGTCAATTATTGCACAAATTGGGGTTTATACCATATATAAAACAAAACCTGAAAAGCCAATTTATACACGATTGGGATTAAGATATCAATTAAATGAACATTTTTTAGCAAATTTAAGTCTGAAAGCTCATTTGGGTCAAGCCGATTTTATTGAGTGGGGAATTGGATATAGAATCTCAAAAAAGAAACATGGCAAATAA
- the gldF gene encoding gliding motility-associated ABC transporter permease subunit GldF, with the protein MLSLLSKEVRTFFSSISGYLILSIFLIATGLFVWVFPGNSNPLDSGYANLDVLFEMAPWIYLFLIPAVCMRFFAEEKKQGTIELLMTRPISDMGIVLAKYFAGLAVVVFSLLFCLVYYYSIYYLGNPVGSIDSGAFWGSFIGLFLLAGVYVSIGVFASSLTDNQIVAFLLALVFCFVFYIGFDYLGDMSSMQAMQSSIVSMGINDHYRSISRGIVDSRDLLYFVGIILAFLLLTRTVLKSRKW; encoded by the coding sequence ATGTTGTCACTCCTTAGTAAGGAAGTTCGGACTTTTTTTAGTTCAATTTCCGGATATTTAATTCTTTCCATTTTTTTAATTGCAACAGGCTTGTTTGTTTGGGTTTTTCCTGGAAATTCGAATCCTTTGGATTCAGGATATGCAAATTTGGATGTGCTTTTTGAAATGGCACCCTGGATTTATTTGTTTTTAATTCCTGCAGTATGCATGCGTTTTTTCGCAGAGGAGAAAAAACAAGGCACCATCGAACTATTAATGACTCGACCAATATCGGATATGGGAATTGTATTGGCAAAGTATTTTGCCGGATTAGCAGTTGTCGTATTTTCTCTACTGTTCTGCTTGGTTTATTACTACTCAATTTATTATTTAGGAAATCCTGTTGGAAGTATTGATTCCGGAGCATTTTGGGGATCTTTTATTGGACTGTTTTTATTAGCTGGCGTTTATGTTTCAATTGGAGTGTTTGCCAGTTCATTAACCGATAATCAGATTGTCGCCTTTTTGTTAGCTCTGGTGTTTTGTTTTGTTTTTTATATTGGATTCGATTATTTAGGAGATATGAGTAGTATGCAAGCTATGCAAAGTAGCATTGTTTCAATGGGTATTAACGATCATTACCGGTCAATTTCAAGAGGGATTGTTGATTCTCGTGACTTGCTGTATTTTGTAGGGATTATACTGGCTTTTCTTTTGTTGACACGAACAGTTCTTAAGAGTAGAAAATGGTAA